A part of Capsicum annuum cultivar UCD-10X-F1 chromosome 6, UCD10Xv1.1, whole genome shotgun sequence genomic DNA contains:
- the LOC107876122 gene encoding protein CURVATURE THYLAKOID 1C, chloroplastic — protein MASIVIAKLHPPPPPSITGRHTLFGTVLTSTVSVPTTRQGHLVITAKATSESSESLSSPSVVKSIKNIWDTPEDRIAVIGLGIAAVVGFWAALNLVTAIDRVPLIPGFFEFVGVLFSSWFVYRYLLFKPDRKELFQAINKSISDILGQ, from the exons ATGGCTTCAATCGTAATAGCTAAGCTGCATCCTCCTCCTCCCCCCTCTATCACTGGAAGACACACCCTTTTTGGAACTGTTCTTACATCTACTGTTTCTGTCCCCACCA CAAGACAAGGTCATCTGGTCATCACAGCAAAGGCAACGAGTGAAAGTTCTGAATCCTTATCCTCCCCAAGTGTTGTTAAATCAATAAAGAATATT TGGGACACGCCTGAAGACCGGATTGCTGTAATTGGGTTGGGAATTGCTGCTGTTGTTGGTTTCTGGGCTGCTTTGAATCTTGTCACG GCAATCGACCGCGTGCCTCTCATTCCAGGTTTCTTTGAATTCGTCGGGGTATTGTTTTCTTCT TGGTTTGTATACAGATACCTCTTATTCAAACCCGACAG GAAAGAACTGTTCCAAGCGATCAATAAATCAATATCAGATATCTTGGGCCAGTGA
- the LOC107876124 gene encoding long-chain-alcohol O-fatty-acyltransferase: MDVTVELQNFIRVWFAAIGALCYCYYCVTHIPTGILRLLFVLPVIYFFLVLPLDLSSFHLGAPTIFYLVWLANFKLLLFCFDRGPLSSYSSLPLLHFLSIALLPVKPKHGIRDGSRISSRPRLFWGKIILLGAIIGAYSYREFLPSHVILVLYCIHIYIAVELVLAITVVPVRALLGLEIEPQFNDPYLATSLQDFWGRRWNLMVPGILRPAVYFPISAISARVLGKELAKLPAIFSTFLVSGLMHELIYYYLSRARPTWEVTWFFVLHGICLCIEVVVKKYLGGVWQMNRVVSGVLTLAFVAWTGNWLFFPQIIRNGLDQKAINEYYVLVDLVKDKLLSVFGI; encoded by the coding sequence ATGGATGTAACTGTCGAGCTCCAAAATTTCATTCGTGTATGGTTTGCAGCTATTGGAGCTTTATGCTATTGTTACTACTGCGTTACCCACATTCCTACTGGCATTCTTAGACTTCTCTTTGTTCTTCCAGTCATCTATTTCTTCCTTGTACTCCCTCTCGATCTTTCTTCCTTCCATCTTGGTGCCCCCACTATTTTCTACCTCGTTTGGCTTGCCAATTTCAAGCTCCTCCTCTTTTGTTTCGATCGTGGACCTTTATCCTCTTACTCTTCTTTGCCTCTTCTTCATTTCCTCTCCATTGCTCTCCTCCCTGTCAAACCCAAACACGGTATCAGAGATGGATCTAGAATTTCAAGTCGACCGCGTTTGTTTTGGGGGAAGATTATTCTTTTGGGAGCTATTATTGGGGCGTATAGTTACAGAGAGTTTTTACCTTCGCATGTAATATTGGTTCTTTACTGCATTCATATTTATATAGCAGTGGAGTTAGTCCTCGCAATTACAGTTGTTCCAGTACGAGCTCTACTCGGGCTAGAAATCGAGCCTCAATTCAACGATCCATACCTCGCCACCTCACTTCAAGATTTCTGGGGCCGTAGATGGAACCTCATGGTGCCTGGCATTTTACGTCCAGCAGTGTATTTCCCTATCAGCGCTATTTCAGCGCGTGTTTTAGGGAAGGAACTGGCTAAACTGCCAGCAATTTTCTCTACATTTTTGGTGTCTGGCCTAATGCATGAGTTGATTTACTATTACCTATCGCGCGCGAGACCTACATGGGAGGTGACTTGGTTCTTTGTATTACATGGGATTTGTTTGTGTATTGAGGTTGTTGTGAAGAAATATTTGGGTGGCGTATGGCAGATGAATAGAGTGGTATCTGGTGTACTCACGTTGGCGTTTGTGGCTTGGACTGGTAATTGGCTATTTTTCCCACAGATTATTAGGAATGGGTTAGACCAAAAAGCCATTAATGAGTACTACGTTTTGGTAGATTTGGTCAAAGATAAGTTGCTTTCAGTTTTTGGAATTTAG
- the LOC107876125 gene encoding photosystem I reaction center subunit VI, chloroplastic yields MASMATLTVVKPTTSVKGLAGSSITGTKLHVKSSRLNLKPSKSRAGAVVAKYGDKSVYFDLEDLGNTTGQWDLYGSDAPSPYNSLQSKFFETFAAPFTKRGLLLKFLILGGGSTLAYFSSTASGDILPIKKGPQLPPKLGPRGKI; encoded by the exons ATGGCGTCTATGGCAACTCTTACTGTAGTGAAGCCCACCACAAGTGTCAAGGGCCTAGCTGGAAGCTCCATTACTGGAACTAAACTTCATGTTAAATCATCTCGCCTCAATTTGAAGCCCTCTAAATCCAG GGCTGGTGCTGTGGTTGCAAAATATGGTGACAAGAGTGTATACTTTGACCTGGAGGATTTGGGCAACACCACTGGTCAGTGGGACTTGTATGGATCAGATGCACCTTCACCCTACAACTCTCTTCAG AGCAAATTCTTTGAGACTTTTGCTGCTCCTTTCACAAAAAGAGGTCTGTTGCTCAAGTTCTTGATATTGGGAGGTGGCTCAACTCTTGCTTACTTCAGTTCAACTGCATCAGGAGATATCCTACCAATCAAGAAAGGACCCCAACTTCCACCAAAGCTCGGTCCACGTGGCAAGATCTAA
- the LOC107876123 gene encoding rop guanine nucleotide exchange factor 12 produces the protein MILETNNNSMAGFKKSRLANDSGVTSPHSPKNLPSDMELMKEKFAKLLLGEDMSGGGKGVSSALALSNAITNLSASVFGEMKRLEPMSAERKEKWRKEIGWLLSVTDHIVEFVPCKQKSKDGTNMEVMVTKQRSDLQMNIPALRKLDAMLIDCLDGLNDQHEFSYVSKDDESEEGKNSRKDDKWWIPTPKVPPNGLSDFMRKWLRCQKDSVNQVHKAAMAINSQVLSEMAIPESYIESLPKNGRASLGDSIYKSITEEYFDPDYFFTTMDMSSEHKILDLKDRIEASVVIWRRKMNAKDGKSSWGSTVSFEKRGIFEERAEVVLLILKQHFPGISQSTLDISKIQYNKDVGQAVLESYSRIIESRAFTIMSRIEDVLQADAMAQNPSNGVAKRPLSDKEEAGKLNSADNGAAMTLLDFIGWTPDQESDYTKKDLKEDPTKDIDTKIKCKAPNIVTNKRFSYLENLGMCRSPTARH, from the exons ATGATTCTTGAAACGAACAATAATTCAATGGCTGGATTCAAGAAGTCACGTTTGGCCAATGATTCAGGGGTCACTAGTCCTCATTCCCCAAAGAATCTACCTTCAG ATATGGAGTTGATGAAGGAAAAGTTTGCAAAGTTGCTTCTTGGTGAGGATATGTCTGGTGGAGGAAAGGGTGTTTCGTCTGCGCTGGCTTTGTCAAATGCAATCACAAATCTATCAG ctTCTGTTTTTGGAGAAATGAAGAGATTAGAGCCAATGTCAGCTGAGAGAAAAGAGAAATGGAGGAAAGAAATTGGTTGGCTTTTATCTGTCACAGATCACATTGTTGAATTTGTTCCTTgtaaacaaaaatcaaaagatgGAACAAACATGGAG GTTATGGTAACAAAGCAGCGATCTGATCTTCAAATGAACATTCCAGCACTACGCAAGCTAGATGCAATGCTTATT GATTGCTTAGATGGCCTTAACGATCAACACGAGTTCTCCTATGTATCAAAAGATGAtgaatcagaagaaggaaaaaacaGCAGGAAAGATGACAAATGGTGGATACCTACTCCTAAGGTTCCTCCTAACGGCTTGTCTGATTTTATGAGGAAATGGCTGCGATGTCAGAAGGATTCAGTAAACCAAGTTCATAAAGCAGCCATGGCCATAAATTCTCAAGTCCTATCAGAAATGGCGATTCCAGAAAGTTATATAGAATCCCTACCTAAG AATGGGAGAGCAAGCCTAGGAGATTCGATCTACAAAAGCATCACCGAGGAATACTTTGATCCAGATTACTTCTTCACAACGATGGACATGTCGTCAGAACATAAAATCTTAGACCTCAAGGACAGGATCGAGGCTTCTGTAGTTATTTGGAGAAGAAAAATGAATGCTAAAGATGGGAAGTCATCCTGGGGTTCGACTGTTAGCTTTGAGAAGAGAGGAATATTTGAAGAAAGAGCAGAAGTCGTCTTGCTAATTCTTAAGCAGCACTTCCCTGGAATTTCTCAGTCAACACTAGACATTAGTAAAATCCAATACAACAAA GATGTGGGACAAGCTGTTTTAGAAAGCTATTCAAGAATAATAGAAAGCAGGGCATTCACAATCATGTCACGAATTGAAGACGTTCTCCAAGCAGATGCTATGGCCCAAAATCCTTCCAATGGAGTAGCAAAGAGACCACTATCAGATAAAGAAGAAGCAGGGAAGCTTAATTCTGCAGACAATGGAGCTGCAATGACACTTTTGGACTTCATCGGATGGACACCTGATCAAGAAAGCGACTACACTAAGAAAGATTTGAAGGAGGATCCAACTAAAGATATTGACACAAAGATCAAATGCAAAGCTCCTAACATAGTCACCAACAAGAGGTTTTCTTACCTAGAGAACTTAGGTATGTGTAGAAGTCCAACAGCCCGTCACTAA